Proteins from one Mucilaginibacter jinjuensis genomic window:
- the traJ gene encoding conjugative transposon protein TraJ, whose amino-acid sequence MKKKIYLTAILAVTGIAFPLFSKADGLATDIQGLQGTLNGVYNDMLPMCSQLIGVGRAVAGFGALFYIGSRVWRQIASAESIDFYPLMRPFALGLAILLFPTVIAIINGIMSPTVSATGGMVQNSDAAIAALLKAKEAAVEKTDTWQMYVGADGDGDRDKWYKYTHPDDQYGSKEGILASVGNDMKFAMSKASYNFRNSAKQWMSEVLQVLYEAAALCINTIRTFYLIILAILGPIVFGLAVFDGFQHTLTVWLAKYINVFLWLPVANIFGAIIGKVQENMLKLDITQVQSAGDTFFSSTDTAYLIFLIIGIIGYFTVPSVTNYIVNAGGGNGLLQKVNRIVSSTSQSVVGAASGGSSMAADTFGNQKSNTSMSMADSAVSKPYFQDKGSNPNNGRASKIDPQQA is encoded by the coding sequence ATGAAAAAGAAGATTTATTTAACCGCAATTCTTGCGGTAACGGGGATAGCTTTTCCTTTATTTTCCAAAGCAGACGGACTTGCCACAGATATTCAGGGCTTGCAGGGAACTTTGAATGGCGTTTATAACGATATGCTGCCCATGTGTAGTCAACTCATTGGTGTGGGCCGGGCAGTCGCCGGATTTGGTGCACTTTTTTATATAGGAAGCCGTGTATGGCGACAAATAGCCAGCGCAGAGTCGATAGATTTTTATCCCCTAATGCGCCCCTTTGCATTGGGTTTAGCAATTCTTTTATTTCCCACAGTAATTGCTATTATCAATGGTATCATGTCGCCCACTGTAAGCGCCACCGGCGGTATGGTGCAAAATTCTGATGCCGCCATTGCAGCCTTATTAAAAGCAAAAGAAGCGGCGGTAGAAAAGACAGACACCTGGCAAATGTATGTTGGTGCTGATGGCGATGGCGATAGAGATAAATGGTACAAATATACCCATCCTGACGATCAATATGGCAGTAAAGAAGGTATACTTGCCAGCGTAGGCAATGATATGAAATTCGCCATGTCCAAGGCTTCTTACAATTTTCGCAATTCAGCTAAGCAATGGATGTCGGAAGTATTGCAGGTGTTGTACGAAGCAGCGGCCTTGTGTATCAATACAATTCGAACATTCTACTTGATCATTCTTGCCATATTGGGGCCCATCGTATTTGGCTTGGCAGTCTTCGATGGTTTTCAGCACACCTTGACGGTGTGGCTGGCCAAATACATCAATGTATTTCTTTGGCTTCCGGTAGCAAATATATTCGGTGCAATCATCGGTAAGGTGCAGGAAAACATGCTTAAACTCGACATTACCCAGGTCCAAAGTGCTGGTGACACTTTCTTTAGTTCAACCGACACTGCCTATCTCATCTTTTTAATTATAGGTATCATCGGATATTTTACCGTACCGAGTGTAACCAATTACATTGTAAATGCGGGTGGCGGCAATGGTCTGCTTCAAAAGGTAAACAGGATCGTCAGCAGTACAAGCCAGTCTGTCGTCGGTGCAGCTTCAGGAGGCAGCAGTATGGCCGCTGATACATTCGGCAATCAAAAATCCAACACCAGTATGAGCATGGCCGACAGCGCCGTATCAAAGCCATATTTTCAGGACAAAGGCAGCAACCCTAATAACGGACGGGCAAGCAAGATAGATCCACAACAAGCCTAA
- a CDS encoding nucleotidyltransferase domain-containing protein, whose protein sequence is MDQDLILKVVKQHYPFVTGAILTGSSAKNGEIKAGSDVDVLIIDPTFSVISSFVTRSENVYFDFTQVPLSILKI, encoded by the coding sequence ATGGATCAAGATTTAATATTAAAAGTTGTAAAACAACACTATCCCTTTGTCACAGGAGCCATATTAACCGGAAGCTCAGCAAAAAATGGCGAAATAAAAGCCGGAAGTGATGTCGATGTATTGATCATAGACCCTACCTTCTCTGTGATTTCTTCATTCGTGACCCGCAGTGAAAACGTATACTTTGACTTTACTCAAGTTCCGTTATCAATATTGAAAATCTAA
- a CDS encoding histone H1 → MDKFKQVKELIAASEADFTAFYEKGNKAAGTRVRNAMQKLKTCAQEIRTEVTEKKNEAK, encoded by the coding sequence ATGGACAAATTCAAGCAAGTAAAAGAATTAATTGCTGCTTCAGAAGCAGATTTTACCGCATTCTATGAAAAAGGAAATAAAGCCGCAGGTACACGCGTTAGAAACGCCATGCAAAAATTAAAAACGTGCGCTCAAGAAATCAGAACGGAAGTGACGGAGAAAAAAAACGAAGCGAAATAA
- a CDS encoding DUF4138 domain-containing protein — protein MRTSFIIFILGAWGTVAYAQDTAYVSRDKTTALFFNSTVKMISRSTPDLDVDQKENTLITIKAFTTVFSPACIDVQEVSTAKIYHIPVEFSCGRAGRRIEVNGAPMPVRAIKTAGFNYSAVINKLAEGKRRDVIDHEKTGGVKAWVDKLSLAGNRIFFRLDVRNKSNLPYEIDFVRFYIRDLKTVARMATHEQEIVPLITTLHKKTSIAHKREIAKIFGFHRFSLSEDQALNVELYERNGNRHIYLQITQKDLEDLKTIAPAKQQPGNASVAANKL, from the coding sequence ATGAGGACATCATTCATTATTTTCATTCTTGGTGCCTGGGGAACAGTTGCCTACGCGCAGGATACGGCTTACGTGAGCCGTGATAAAACGACAGCTTTGTTCTTTAACTCCACTGTTAAAATGATCAGCAGGTCAACGCCGGATCTCGATGTTGACCAAAAGGAAAATACCTTGATTACAATTAAAGCATTTACTACAGTTTTTTCACCGGCCTGTATTGATGTGCAGGAAGTTAGCACTGCAAAAATCTATCACATTCCGGTTGAATTTTCCTGCGGCCGTGCAGGAAGACGAATTGAAGTTAACGGAGCGCCAATGCCAGTTAGAGCTATCAAAACTGCCGGTTTTAATTATAGTGCAGTTATTAACAAATTAGCCGAAGGTAAACGTAGAGATGTGATAGACCATGAAAAAACCGGAGGTGTAAAAGCCTGGGTTGATAAACTATCTCTTGCCGGTAACCGGATTTTCTTTAGGCTGGATGTTCGCAACAAATCCAATCTGCCTTATGAAATTGATTTCGTACGCTTTTATATCAGGGATTTGAAAACGGTTGCGCGGATGGCAACACACGAACAGGAGATTGTGCCGTTAATTACCACACTCCATAAAAAGACTTCAATCGCCCATAAACGGGAGATTGCAAAAATTTTTGGCTTCCACCGTTTTTCTCTTTCTGAAGACCAGGCGCTAAACGTTGAATTATATGAGCGAAACGGTAACCGCCACATTTACCTGCAAATCACACAAAAGGATCTGGAAGATTTAAAGACAATTGCCCCGGCAAAGCAGCAACCGGGAAATGCTTCAGTAGCTGCTAATAAACTTTAA
- a CDS encoding TerB family tellurite resistance protein produces MKRQIKQIVIILVFFFCLGTAKIASGQVQEMQQLILDIEKLTQLKGILSDMKAGYQIYQEGYGSISQLSKGNFDLHSVYLNGLLSINPTVKNYGRVAEIISQQVSLISEYKSAYKQFQQSGSFSASELNYISNVYTQLVNQSLQNLDDLTNVLTAGKLRMSDDERMRAIDRIYASSSDKLQFLRHFNRQGVLLNIQRSKDIGDTRTVKQFYGINN; encoded by the coding sequence ATGAAAAGGCAAATCAAGCAGATCGTAATTATACTGGTGTTTTTCTTTTGCCTGGGTACGGCAAAGATTGCCAGCGGACAGGTTCAGGAAATGCAGCAACTAATCTTGGACATTGAAAAACTAACCCAGTTAAAAGGCATATTAAGCGACATGAAAGCGGGTTACCAGATCTATCAGGAAGGCTATGGCAGTATATCCCAACTTTCCAAAGGTAATTTTGACCTGCATAGCGTTTACCTGAATGGCTTGCTTTCCATAAACCCCACTGTAAAAAATTACGGCAGAGTAGCCGAAATAATTTCCCAGCAGGTCAGTTTGATTAGCGAGTATAAAAGCGCCTATAAGCAATTTCAGCAAAGCGGCTCATTTAGTGCAAGTGAATTGAACTACATCAGTAATGTATATACACAGCTTGTCAATCAAAGCCTTCAAAATCTGGACGATCTGACTAATGTGCTTACCGCAGGTAAACTGCGAATGTCCGACGATGAAAGAATGCGGGCGATTGACCGCATCTATGCCAGCAGTTCAGATAAACTGCAGTTTCTCCGGCACTTCAATCGGCAAGGCGTTTTGTTAAATATTCAGCGCAGCAAGGATATAGGCGATACCCGAACGGTGAAACAGTTCTATGGTATAAATAACTAA
- the traK gene encoding conjugative transposon protein TraK, with product MFTHLKNIETAFKHIKLFSYFLISACTIISCFALYKSYQAASIAGSHIYVLTNGKALEAFAADRKDNIPVEARDHIRMFHHYFFTLDPDEKVINANIGKALYLADESARNQYNDLKEKSYYNNLISGNISQQVTVDSIQVDINQYPYYFKCFATQKLIRSTSTANRSLITQGYLRNVARSDNNPHGFLILHWETLANRDITIQH from the coding sequence ATGTTTACACATCTCAAAAACATTGAAACAGCCTTTAAGCACATCAAGCTATTCAGCTATTTTTTGATATCAGCTTGCACCATTATATCATGTTTTGCACTTTATAAAAGTTATCAGGCAGCAAGCATTGCAGGAAGCCATATTTACGTTCTGACTAACGGCAAGGCGTTAGAGGCTTTTGCAGCCGACCGGAAAGACAACATACCGGTAGAGGCCAGAGATCATATCCGAATGTTTCATCATTATTTTTTTACCCTTGACCCTGATGAAAAAGTAATAAATGCCAATATAGGCAAGGCCTTATACCTGGCTGATGAAAGTGCCAGAAATCAATACAACGATTTAAAGGAAAAAAGCTATTACAACAATCTGATTTCCGGCAATATCAGCCAACAGGTTACCGTGGACAGTATTCAAGTGGATATAAACCAATATCCTTATTACTTTAAATGCTTCGCCACGCAAAAGCTGATCCGTTCCACTTCCACGGCGAACCGCAGCCTGATCACTCAGGGATATTTGCGCAATGTAGCCAGGTCGGACAATAACCCGCATGGTTTTTTAATCCTGCATTGGGAAACATTAGCAAACAGGGACATTACTATTCAACATTAA
- a CDS encoding GH25 family lysozyme, translated as MMKFLSFSMPYSGLTWFVGLLAACLVAGAIYSWYMRSKKHLLALSPNDTTAQLKQIKIICNAQYQCLSSYLKTFQKVKNNRINSLRDKLELPYLLLQPQQCLRGAGLSTYINSVSPKIVRSVISVRDELYVAHYNLVTLLKTYPDVTEAYEQEYSENIIGLSKMHDELSGMMHGKTFDKTNGADWYTGYFSIFGAWFQKGANNDIEVTHTEIVQHIISLNKLYRFVPFVIHTTENALRCDFAFKNIADANQNFRSRIEALALAHRKAVKIASLLMQYPVPQPSKSIFKAWKPRLKPERETMLRPKDSNSTVKSLKPAGWAAKPNRRWVYWLSGFLILSAALFIIAFFDFETPIPNTPAMPATKHSVLKTAAQMIKAEILSDTADFKMLFKKDTQAVAHVYGIDVSRYQGNLIEDFDRMDTIHFAICKATEGRSYTDPDFQKNWEFCSKRNLVRGAYHFYHADEDPVVQAGHFINTVKAWRKTDIPPVVDVEEDGVKGVSNLKVFDRNLLVFLDYIQKKTNRTPVIYSDLSFANTYYVNDTLARYPLWLAEYSSKKSPKIPKLWRKNGYVIWQKKDNYSIDSEKADFDVFNGDGKDLIKFIKRSNR; from the coding sequence ATGATGAAGTTTCTGTCATTTTCCATGCCTTATTCAGGGCTGACCTGGTTTGTGGGTTTACTCGCGGCATGCCTCGTTGCGGGAGCAATTTACAGCTGGTATATGCGGTCAAAAAAACATTTGCTGGCGCTTTCGCCAAATGATACCACAGCGCAGTTAAAGCAAATAAAAATAATATGCAATGCCCAGTATCAATGTTTATCATCCTACCTTAAAACCTTCCAAAAGGTTAAAAATAACCGCATCAATAGTTTAAGAGACAAGCTGGAGCTTCCCTATCTGTTATTACAGCCACAGCAATGTCTGCGGGGTGCTGGCTTATCAACTTACATCAATTCCGTTTCGCCCAAGATCGTCAGGTCGGTCATTAGCGTGCGTGATGAATTATACGTTGCCCACTACAACCTGGTAACATTACTAAAAACATACCCCGACGTTACCGAAGCTTACGAGCAGGAATATTCCGAAAACATCATCGGCTTAAGTAAGATGCACGACGAGCTATCGGGCATGATGCATGGAAAAACATTTGATAAAACAAATGGGGCAGATTGGTATACGGGCTACTTTTCAATATTTGGCGCATGGTTCCAAAAAGGCGCAAACAACGATATTGAAGTAACCCACACAGAAATTGTTCAGCATATTATCAGCCTGAATAAATTGTATCGCTTTGTCCCATTCGTGATCCATACAACGGAAAATGCCCTGCGATGCGATTTTGCCTTTAAAAATATCGCAGATGCCAACCAGAATTTCCGGAGCCGGATTGAAGCCCTGGCTCTGGCGCATCGAAAGGCGGTTAAAATAGCAAGCTTACTAATGCAATATCCGGTTCCCCAGCCATCAAAATCAATATTTAAAGCCTGGAAACCCCGTTTAAAACCTGAAAGGGAAACCATGCTTCGCCCGAAGGATAGTAACAGCACCGTTAAGAGCCTTAAACCGGCAGGCTGGGCGGCAAAACCAAACCGGCGTTGGGTGTATTGGCTATCAGGCTTCCTTATTTTATCGGCCGCATTATTCATCATCGCTTTTTTTGATTTTGAAACACCTATACCAAATACACCGGCAATGCCCGCAACCAAGCATTCTGTTTTAAAAACAGCTGCTCAAATGATAAAAGCAGAAATTTTAAGCGATACGGCAGACTTCAAGATGCTCTTCAAAAAGGATACGCAAGCCGTTGCGCATGTTTATGGAATTGATGTTTCACGTTACCAGGGAAATCTGATTGAAGATTTTGACCGAATGGATACCATTCACTTCGCCATTTGCAAAGCCACCGAAGGTCGCTCATATACCGATCCGGATTTTCAAAAGAACTGGGAGTTTTGCTCAAAACGGAATCTTGTTAGAGGCGCTTATCATTTTTATCATGCGGATGAAGATCCGGTTGTCCAAGCAGGCCACTTTATCAACACCGTCAAAGCCTGGCGAAAAACTGATATTCCACCAGTTGTAGACGTGGAGGAAGACGGCGTGAAGGGCGTATCAAACCTCAAAGTATTTGACCGGAACCTGCTGGTCTTTCTCGATTACATTCAAAAAAAAACCAATCGTACGCCCGTTATTTACAGCGACCTTTCGTTTGCCAATACCTATTACGTCAACGATACTTTAGCCAGATATCCTTTATGGCTTGCAGAGTATTCAAGCAAGAAATCGCCTAAGATCCCAAAATTGTGGCGCAAAAATGGCTACGTTATTTGGCAAAAAAAAGATAATTACTCAATTGATTCAGAAAAAGCCGATTTTGATGTGTTTAATGGTGATGGAAAAGACCTGATAAAGTTTATCAAAAGATCAAATCGATAA
- a CDS encoding conjugal transfer protein TraI, with translation MKNLLVKIVSLIVLLAITLPSQKAKAQFVIGEVIKLTVTKVIKAIDLKVQRMQNKTIWLQNAQKVIENQMSKTRLTEISGWTEQQKQLYSSYYTELGNIKATISKYQRIKDITLKQAALVSEYKQAWNLFRQDNHFNPQELSYMQQVYTGILDASVKNLDEIMLVVSPAKTQMTDEQRLELINKASDHLDENYNDLHQFNNQGIQLSLQRSKDLSDTQSIKKLYGIN, from the coding sequence ATGAAAAATTTACTTGTAAAAATAGTGTCATTGATAGTATTACTTGCAATCACATTACCCTCGCAAAAGGCAAAAGCACAATTCGTGATTGGCGAAGTAATAAAACTTACAGTAACCAAAGTAATTAAGGCAATAGACCTTAAAGTACAGCGAATGCAGAATAAAACAATATGGCTGCAAAACGCACAAAAAGTCATTGAAAATCAAATGTCAAAAACCCGGCTAACTGAAATTTCGGGCTGGACAGAGCAGCAGAAGCAATTGTACAGTAGCTACTATACAGAATTAGGGAACATTAAAGCCACTATTTCTAAATATCAGCGCATAAAGGATATTACTTTAAAACAAGCGGCTTTGGTAAGCGAGTATAAACAAGCCTGGAACCTGTTTCGGCAGGACAATCATTTCAACCCGCAGGAGTTGAGTTATATGCAACAGGTTTATACCGGCATTTTAGACGCGAGTGTGAAAAACCTCGATGAGATCATGCTCGTTGTTAGTCCTGCAAAAACGCAAATGACGGATGAACAACGTTTAGAATTGATCAACAAGGCCAGTGACCATTTGGATGAGAACTATAATGACTTGCACCAATTCAATAATCAAGGCATACAATTGAGCCTGCAACGCAGTAAAGATTTAAGCGATACACAATCAATTAAAAAGCTTTATGGAATCAATTAA
- a CDS encoding Ku protein: MRSIWTGSIGFGLVSIPIKLFSAVQETRLDLDMLDSRDHAHIKFQRVNENTKKEVPYDKIVKGYKCDDEYVIIEDADFEAAAPEKSKVIEIENFVDIAAVNPMYYETSYYTAPATKKNKAYALLIAALKKSGKAGLARFVLRSTESLCVIYPVDHALVVTRIRFAQQISERDELDLDEKVEVSKKELDMGLALINQYTEPMDLTKYKDEYHGELLKIIEQKAKGKRPTIKKLKPKAAKSDDLYDQLMNSLTAKKGA, from the coding sequence ATGAGAAGTATCTGGACGGGTTCTATAGGCTTTGGTCTGGTAAGTATACCTATTAAATTATTTTCGGCGGTTCAGGAAACAAGGCTGGACCTGGATATGCTGGACAGCCGGGACCATGCGCATATCAAGTTTCAACGGGTCAACGAAAACACAAAAAAGGAAGTCCCTTATGATAAAATTGTTAAAGGCTACAAATGTGACGATGAATACGTAATTATTGAAGATGCGGATTTTGAAGCCGCTGCGCCGGAGAAAAGCAAGGTGATCGAGATTGAAAATTTCGTTGATATCGCCGCAGTAAATCCAATGTATTATGAAACTTCTTATTATACGGCACCAGCTACCAAAAAGAATAAAGCTTATGCTTTGCTGATTGCCGCCCTGAAGAAATCGGGAAAGGCTGGCCTTGCACGATTTGTTCTGCGCAGCACGGAAAGCTTATGTGTGATCTATCCTGTCGATCACGCACTGGTGGTTACCCGCATCCGTTTTGCGCAGCAAATAAGTGAACGGGACGAATTGGATCTGGATGAGAAAGTCGAAGTAAGTAAAAAGGAACTGGATATGGGTTTAGCGCTGATCAATCAGTATACGGAACCCATGGACCTGACCAAATATAAAGATGAATACCACGGTGAGCTGTTAAAGATTATCGAGCAAAAAGCAAAGGGGAAACGCCCGACGATTAAAAAATTAAAACCGAAAGCTGCAAAAAGCGACGACTTATATGATCAGCTGATGAACAGTTTAACAGCAAAGAAAGGAGCATGA
- a CDS encoding RNA recognition motif domain-containing protein, translating into MTKLFVVGFPKEMSEIDLDQLFTMHALVRKITVIRDMQTGKSKGYAFVDMMDAPGATRCIEALNGMTFGTRVMSVRTADQKAPEKQQATNRPANFSRNQSSLISSRDPVITLLRNDHEDQKLIKGR; encoded by the coding sequence ATGACTAAACTATTTGTTGTCGGATTTCCAAAGGAGATGTCAGAGATTGACTTGGACCAGCTTTTTACGATGCATGCACTTGTCAGAAAAATAACGGTTATCCGGGACATGCAGACCGGTAAGAGCAAGGGTTATGCCTTTGTCGATATGATGGATGCCCCCGGTGCAACCCGGTGCATTGAAGCGCTCAATGGAATGACATTCGGCACCCGTGTGATGAGTGTGAGGACGGCTGATCAAAAAGCTCCTGAAAAACAGCAAGCTACCAACCGGCCGGCTAACTTTTCAAGAAATCAATCTTCACTTATTTCAAGCAGAGATCCAGTAATAACCCTGCTTCGCAACGACCACGAAGACCAAAAACTGATTAAGGGACGATAA
- a CDS encoding S1/P1 nuclease, translating into MKKLFMIGLIGTSIALISWGFKGHRAVATIAQKHLNSNTAYVVSAYLKGESMSDVATWADENRNTTTAPWHFLNLPLGLTHEQFVKFVSESDNNVYTAILKTEASLKDNNLTADQINEALKYLIHLVGDAHQPMHISRKEDKGGNTIQVRFDSKGTNLHSLWDSKLIDHEGLSEADIAKNYDVATAAQIKQWQSDSPMEWIWESYQISSELYAQAKSGQDIDEIYYQKYIPVIRKRIDQAGIRLAGELNKIFLNERVKTTTVKLVPPAPIGTTNAPVVRLENVKNFIGLTVSVQGKVYTVKDIGSMVLVNLGAAYPNQLLTVALKGPAKDLGSQLDNKTLTVEGEVIDYKGKPEIIVSDPAKIKF; encoded by the coding sequence ATGAAGAAACTGTTTATGATTGGCCTTATAGGCACTTCAATTGCACTGATTTCCTGGGGATTTAAAGGTCACCGTGCGGTGGCAACCATTGCCCAAAAACACCTGAACAGCAATACGGCTTACGTAGTATCTGCTTATTTGAAGGGCGAGAGCATGTCTGATGTGGCTACCTGGGCAGATGAGAACAGGAACACCACCACGGCGCCCTGGCATTTTTTGAACCTGCCTTTAGGCTTGACACACGAACAGTTTGTGAAATTTGTCAGCGAAAGTGATAACAATGTGTACACCGCGATCCTGAAAACAGAAGCGAGCCTGAAGGATAATAATTTGACGGCCGATCAGATCAATGAGGCACTTAAATACCTGATCCACCTCGTAGGGGATGCGCACCAACCGATGCACATCAGCCGTAAAGAGGACAAGGGCGGTAATACCATTCAGGTTCGCTTCGATTCCAAGGGAACTAACCTGCACAGTCTGTGGGACAGCAAGCTGATCGACCATGAGGGTTTAAGTGAAGCAGATATTGCCAAAAATTATGATGTGGCTACCGCTGCGCAGATTAAACAATGGCAGTCCGACAGCCCGATGGAATGGATCTGGGAAAGTTACCAGATCAGCAGTGAATTATATGCGCAAGCCAAATCTGGTCAGGATATTGACGAGATATACTACCAAAAATATATTCCGGTGATCCGTAAACGGATCGATCAGGCCGGTATTCGTTTAGCCGGTGAACTGAACAAGATCTTTCTAAATGAGCGTGTTAAAACGACAACTGTTAAGCTTGTGCCGCCAGCACCCATAGGGACCACAAATGCACCGGTAGTCAGATTGGAAAATGTTAAAAATTTTATCGGATTGACCGTCAGCGTGCAAGGTAAAGTTTACACTGTTAAAGATATCGGCAGTATGGTGCTGGTAAATTTAGGGGCAGCTTATCCTAACCAGTTACTGACCGTCGCCTTAAAAGGTCCGGCCAAAGATCTGGGGAGCCAACTGGATAATAAAACCCTAACAGTGGAAGGGGAGGTGATCGATTACAAAGGTAAGCCTGAGATCATTGTATCCGACCCGGCAAAGATCAAATTTTAA
- the traM gene encoding conjugative transposon protein TraM, which produces MNAVLNSGQLPQHTPEFLKERKFLVIMPLLIIPFLTMAFWALGGGKQSASAFENSNAQGLNATLPQAQFKDQKAQDKMGVYQTVKTDSANSANSGVSESFVKSMGLDAAKAGHIDSATQPSTTNLTGGPTVADTNEAKIQAKLAAINQQINQPEPTNYGSGAAAPQSAADVKRLELMMKAMNGNGGGNDPEMKQLTQMLQQINEIQNPGNANNRLRNESLKNHGRVYAIMAANDDDDDNSATDKMKVSYASYDGGGKSKKHRTANTAETAGNTIQAVVHEDQTLVTGAVIKLRLLDGIYVNGKMIPKGSFVYGTCALNNERLEIKIESIRYLNNILPVALAVYDLDGMEGLYVPGSIGRDAAKNGVGDAVQSMQLMSMDQSVGTQAASAGVEAAKGLFNHKVKQIKVKVKAGYEVLLKDSNDRDN; this is translated from the coding sequence ATGAATGCAGTATTAAACAGCGGTCAATTGCCGCAGCATACTCCTGAATTTTTGAAGGAGCGCAAATTTTTAGTCATTATGCCCCTGCTTATTATTCCATTTTTAACGATGGCATTTTGGGCATTGGGTGGCGGTAAACAATCCGCGTCAGCCTTTGAAAATTCTAATGCGCAGGGATTAAATGCCACATTACCGCAAGCGCAGTTTAAGGATCAAAAAGCCCAGGACAAAATGGGCGTTTATCAAACTGTTAAAACGGATTCCGCAAATTCAGCTAATAGCGGTGTTAGTGAAAGTTTCGTTAAATCCATGGGACTGGACGCAGCGAAAGCCGGGCATATTGATTCTGCTACGCAGCCTTCAACCACTAACCTCACAGGCGGACCAACTGTAGCGGATACTAATGAAGCCAAAATTCAGGCAAAGCTTGCTGCTATCAATCAGCAGATCAACCAGCCGGAACCAACGAACTATGGCAGCGGTGCAGCAGCACCTCAATCTGCTGCCGATGTAAAAAGACTGGAATTAATGATGAAAGCCATGAACGGCAACGGCGGCGGCAACGACCCTGAAATGAAACAGCTAACCCAAATGCTTCAACAAATTAATGAAATACAAAATCCCGGCAACGCCAATAATAGACTGCGTAACGAATCCCTGAAAAATCACGGGCGTGTTTATGCGATAATGGCTGCAAATGATGATGACGACGATAATTCCGCAACTGATAAAATGAAGGTTAGCTACGCTTCCTACGACGGCGGTGGCAAGTCAAAAAAACATCGAACTGCGAATACAGCTGAAACAGCAGGCAATACGATTCAGGCAGTTGTACATGAAGATCAGACATTGGTAACCGGCGCGGTTATTAAATTAAGGTTGTTGGATGGTATTTATGTAAATGGCAAAATGATACCAAAGGGGAGTTTTGTATATGGCACCTGCGCTCTCAATAATGAACGTTTGGAAATTAAAATTGAAAGTATTCGCTATCTCAATAACATTCTGCCGGTCGCCCTCGCAGTTTATGACCTTGACGGAATGGAAGGCTTGTATGTTCCTGGTTCTATTGGAAGGGATGCTGCAAAAAATGGCGTGGGCGATGCTGTTCAATCTATGCAACTTATGTCAATGGATCAGTCCGTTGGCACACAGGCCGCCAGCGCAGGGGTTGAAGCCGCTAAAGGCTTATTCAACCACAAGGTGAAGCAGATCAAAGTTAAAGTAAAGGCCGGTTACGAAGTCCTTTTAAAAGACAGTAACGACCGAGACAATTAA